A genomic segment from Neobacillus sp. YX16 encodes:
- a CDS encoding multicopper oxidase domain-containing protein has product MKRRDFVKYAGGGLAALVVGSVLPTWVSNNSLLAVKQVQELNFTITDAVKDMITHNSKNKAQCYFWLYKEKNFPAEIPGPHIFTTEGSLIKVSITNGLDEPHAFFIPGMVSSGPIAPGATKQIQFVASKAGTYLYYDNLNAPVNRVMGLHGALIVMPNQAVPGHKFTPYTTPTPSVQQLFDDFGTTSHFPGLAWEQGDDSTHTPAFRQYVWILHAASSRLFEEVGKYPPGRDYPAAQFINAYQRDRFRSDGLNRKPNYFTVNGQSGWFAAHNPYITPSHRVGEPAVIRILNPGLSLHSLHIHANHVYVTGINGAVQENPIWLDTHTVKPLDTVEWVVPFTRPPDVPNERGIGLADKPLISIANPEIEGSVPHPVWPPTEELGSHFPKIGTKAGNYDISVQMSPICYPMHDHSETSQSAQGGNYGLGMMSGLDFIGDRNTPGSVTTFPGAPTVHGPGTTGPAAGHEGAH; this is encoded by the coding sequence ATGAAACGAAGAGATTTTGTTAAGTATGCTGGAGGCGGTCTTGCCGCATTGGTGGTAGGAAGTGTTTTGCCTACTTGGGTTTCTAATAATTCCCTTCTTGCAGTTAAACAAGTTCAAGAACTTAACTTTACGATTACCGATGCAGTAAAGGATATGATCACACATAACTCCAAAAACAAAGCACAATGCTACTTCTGGTTGTACAAAGAGAAAAACTTCCCAGCAGAAATTCCCGGACCTCATATTTTTACTACTGAGGGAAGCCTTATTAAGGTTTCGATTACAAATGGACTGGATGAACCACATGCTTTTTTCATACCTGGCATGGTGAGTAGTGGTCCTATTGCACCAGGAGCAACAAAACAGATTCAATTTGTTGCTTCAAAAGCAGGGACTTATTTATATTACGACAACCTTAACGCACCTGTGAACCGGGTAATGGGGCTGCATGGAGCCTTAATTGTGATGCCAAATCAAGCTGTTCCAGGGCATAAGTTTACTCCTTATACTACTCCTACGCCATCCGTGCAGCAGCTTTTTGATGATTTCGGAACTACTTCACACTTCCCAGGATTAGCCTGGGAACAAGGTGATGATTCCACACATACACCTGCTTTTAGACAATATGTCTGGATACTCCACGCAGCAAGCTCTCGTTTATTTGAAGAAGTCGGAAAATATCCGCCAGGAAGAGATTATCCTGCAGCACAATTTATAAATGCCTATCAAAGGGATCGGTTCAGGTCTGACGGTTTGAACCGTAAACCAAACTACTTTACCGTAAATGGTCAGTCCGGGTGGTTCGCTGCGCATAACCCGTATATAACTCCTAGTCACAGAGTAGGTGAGCCCGCAGTAATTCGGATATTAAATCCGGGTTTATCTTTACATTCCCTGCACATACATGCCAATCACGTATACGTAACAGGAATTAACGGTGCTGTCCAGGAGAATCCTATCTGGCTAGACACTCATACCGTAAAGCCGCTTGATACAGTCGAATGGGTAGTTCCTTTTACAAGGCCGCCAGATGTTCCAAATGAGCGCGGAATTGGGCTGGCAGATAAACCGTTAATCTCAATCGCAAATCCAGAAATCGAAGGATCGGTTCCTCATCCAGTCTGGCCGCCTACGGAAGAGTTAGGTTCACACTTTCCAAAAATCGGTACAAAGGCCGGGAATTATGATATTTCGGTACAAATGTCTCCTATCTGCTACCCTATGCATGATCACTCTGAGACCAGTCAATCAGCTCAAGGCGGTAACTATGGTTTGGGGATGATGAGTGGATTAGATTTCATTGGTGACCGAAATACTCCAGGAAGTGTCACTACTTTTCCTGGGGCACCTACGGTTCATGGACCAGGAACGACTGGTCCCGCAGCTGGACACGAAGGAGCTCATTAA
- a CDS encoding aspartate aminotransferase family protein has product MVQTGRPHEELLAQDDKYLWHSMKPYNPNATIVATKAEGSWVSDADGKRYLDAMAGLWCVNVGYGRKELADAAFEQLKEMAYFPLTQSHIPAIKLAEKLNEMLGDEYVIFFSNSGSEANETAFKIVRQYHQQKGEFNRYKILSRYRAYHGNSMGALAATGQAQRKYKYEPLAPGFIHVAPPDSYRDDTNVKDPFELSSVKEIDRTMTWELSETIAAMIMEPIITGGGILVPPDGYMKAAKQVCEKHGALLIVDEVICGFGRTGKPFGFMNYDVKPDIITMAKGITSAYLPLSATAVRKEIYEAFKGTEEYDYFRHVNTFGGNPAACALALKNLEIMEKENLFDRSRDLGNQVVNELTNLLQNHPFVGDVRGKGLLVGIELVKDKKTKEPLDVTLVNQVIAFCKQEGLLIGKNGATVAGYNNVLTLSPPLNIEKEDINFIIKTVSNSIKKIK; this is encoded by the coding sequence ATGGTTCAAACAGGTCGTCCACATGAAGAATTACTTGCGCAGGATGATAAATATTTATGGCATTCTATGAAGCCTTATAATCCGAATGCTACCATTGTGGCTACAAAGGCTGAGGGGTCTTGGGTAAGTGATGCGGATGGGAAGCGATATTTAGATGCAATGGCTGGACTATGGTGCGTGAATGTAGGCTATGGAAGAAAAGAGCTTGCCGATGCAGCATTTGAACAACTTAAGGAAATGGCATATTTTCCACTTACTCAAAGCCATATCCCAGCCATAAAGCTTGCTGAAAAGTTAAATGAAATGCTAGGTGATGAATATGTCATCTTTTTCTCAAACAGCGGTTCTGAAGCCAATGAAACTGCCTTTAAAATCGTCCGTCAATATCATCAGCAAAAAGGGGAGTTTAACCGTTACAAAATACTTTCTCGCTATCGTGCCTATCACGGGAATTCGATGGGAGCTTTGGCCGCAACAGGTCAGGCGCAAAGAAAGTATAAATACGAGCCTTTAGCTCCTGGTTTTATACATGTAGCTCCGCCTGATTCCTATCGGGACGATACGAATGTTAAAGATCCTTTCGAACTTTCATCGGTAAAAGAAATCGACCGGACAATGACATGGGAACTAAGCGAAACGATTGCCGCAATGATAATGGAACCAATCATTACCGGTGGTGGAATCTTAGTTCCGCCTGATGGCTACATGAAGGCAGCCAAACAGGTTTGTGAAAAACACGGTGCTCTTTTAATTGTAGATGAAGTTATCTGTGGGTTTGGTCGTACTGGAAAGCCATTTGGTTTTATGAACTATGATGTAAAGCCTGACATTATCACAATGGCTAAAGGAATTACAAGTGCATATTTACCGCTTTCAGCTACTGCTGTTCGGAAAGAAATTTATGAGGCCTTTAAGGGTACAGAAGAATATGACTACTTCCGTCACGTTAACACCTTTGGCGGTAATCCAGCGGCTTGTGCGTTAGCATTAAAGAACCTAGAAATTATGGAAAAAGAAAACTTATTTGACCGTTCTCGTGATCTGGGGAACCAGGTAGTAAATGAGTTAACAAATCTTCTTCAAAATCATCCATTTGTCGGTGATGTCCGCGGAAAAGGATTGTTGGTCGGAATTGAATTAGTGAAGGATAAGAAGACAAAGGAACCTTTAGATGTAACACTGGTTAATCAAGTGATTGCTTTCTGTAAGCAGGAAGGGTTATTAATCGGTAAAAATGGTGCCACTGTTGCCGGGTACAATAATGTATTAACGTTATCACCGCCATTAAATATCGAGAAGGAAGATATTAATTTCATCATCAAAACGGTTAGTAATTCAATAAAAAAAATAAAATAA
- a CDS encoding CoA-acylating methylmalonate-semialdehyde dehydrogenase encodes MSVTKKDTTVLQNFINGAWENSSSNQTLNVPNPATNELLTKVPVSTREDVNSAVAAAKEAFNKWKKVPVPKRARILFKYHSLLSDNHEALAKLIVLENGKAYKEAHGEVQRGIECVEFASGAPTLMMGETLSGIAEEIDSEMFRYPLGVVGGITPFNFPMMVPLWMFPLAIACGNTFVLKPSERTPILANRLAELFSEAGAPPGVLNVVHGAHDVVNGLLDHEDIAAISFVGSQPVAKYVYERAASKGKRVQALSGAKNHHIVMPDADMDKAVQHIISSTFGSAGQRCMACSAVVVVGDNEPFVKALAKKADELIIGNGMDDEVLLTPIIRKEHRDKVLGYIEKGVLEGAELIRDGRREMSDHTEGNFLGPTIFDHVTPEMTIAKDEIFAPVLSLLRASDLDEGLEYIRKSRYGNGATIYTNNAKAIRQFREEADAGMLGINVGVPATMAFFPFSGWKDSFYGDLHVNGKDGLNFYTRKKMITSRFEA; translated from the coding sequence ATGAGCGTGACAAAAAAAGATACAACGGTACTACAGAATTTTATTAATGGTGCATGGGAAAATTCAAGCAGTAATCAGACCCTTAATGTGCCAAATCCAGCAACCAATGAATTACTTACAAAAGTTCCTGTTTCTACGAGAGAAGATGTGAACTCAGCAGTAGCAGCTGCAAAAGAAGCCTTTAACAAGTGGAAGAAGGTTCCTGTTCCGAAACGAGCACGGATACTCTTTAAATATCACAGTCTATTAAGTGATAACCATGAAGCGCTAGCAAAATTAATCGTCCTAGAAAATGGTAAGGCCTACAAAGAGGCTCATGGAGAAGTTCAACGTGGAATTGAGTGTGTAGAGTTTGCTTCAGGAGCACCTACTCTGATGATGGGGGAAACCTTATCAGGTATTGCAGAGGAAATTGATTCCGAAATGTTCCGTTATCCATTAGGGGTTGTCGGAGGAATCACTCCGTTTAACTTTCCAATGATGGTTCCACTTTGGATGTTTCCATTAGCTATTGCTTGCGGAAATACCTTTGTATTAAAGCCATCTGAGCGTACACCGATATTGGCAAATAGACTAGCAGAGCTGTTTTCTGAGGCTGGTGCCCCTCCTGGAGTATTGAATGTGGTCCATGGTGCTCATGATGTCGTAAATGGATTACTTGACCACGAAGACATTGCTGCGATCTCGTTTGTTGGTTCCCAGCCGGTTGCGAAGTATGTATACGAACGGGCAGCCTCTAAGGGAAAAAGGGTTCAAGCCCTTTCCGGAGCCAAAAATCATCATATTGTGATGCCTGATGCCGATATGGATAAGGCGGTCCAGCATATTATCTCTTCAACGTTTGGAAGTGCTGGGCAACGCTGTATGGCTTGCAGTGCGGTGGTGGTTGTCGGGGACAATGAACCATTCGTTAAGGCTTTAGCGAAAAAGGCAGATGAGTTGATAATCGGTAACGGAATGGATGACGAGGTGCTATTAACTCCCATTATTAGAAAGGAACATCGTGATAAGGTACTCGGATATATAGAAAAAGGTGTGCTTGAGGGTGCTGAATTAATTCGTGATGGACGCAGAGAAATGAGTGACCATACAGAAGGGAATTTCTTAGGTCCAACCATTTTCGATCATGTTACTCCAGAAATGACCATTGCCAAGGATGAAATATTTGCCCCTGTATTAAGTCTGCTGCGAGCGAGTGATTTAGACGAAGGATTGGAATATATTCGAAAATCGAGATATGGAAATGGAGCGACGATTTATACCAATAATGCAAAAGCAATCCGGCAATTCCGTGAAGAAGCCGATGCGGGTATGCTGGGTATCAACGTTGGTGTTCCAGCGACAATGGCGTTCTTTCCATTCTCAGGCTGGAAGGATTCCTTTTATGGTGATCTCCATGTGAATGGGAAAGATGGTTTAAACTTTTATACACGTAAGAAAATGATTACATCACGGTTTGAAGCATAG
- a CDS encoding multicopper oxidase domain-containing protein, giving the protein MSFSNPGNKILRRSVVGHEGEWVKSFDPPQENPPTPELLNPTNPVPAFVAATIPGATNEIPFTQRVHLMQGRDIQMWDGRKLGFFLIQNPDVPEAVDGTFPGPTIRVPRGVIFHGQVNGHGQPAHTVHWHGIEPTAMNDGVGHTSMELGKYTYQWQPNHIGSYFYHCHRSTIQHFEYGLYGFLIIEPPDAYDPSDGKNVGGYPRRTAANLSNYPIFPGFIGGNLESGDPHAMTIPYDIEALWVIDDIDSVWREQAEHAHQTFPKHGNNPGVDDRFDENASGSYDFFAFHDYNPDYFVVTGVDFPGRIGSTVSIRPGLTVPAALNSGVGGMQISINARRNQTILIRLLCAAYTKIKVTFPVDVVVIAIDGRSLGVPPFGRYNHPYTVPAGKPIEMSTAQRIDVLIRSNRPTSSFGQIEYRHHLSDAFLLNGRIPIVIK; this is encoded by the coding sequence ATGTCTTTTTCAAATCCTGGTAATAAAATTCTACGCAGGTCCGTAGTTGGTCATGAAGGTGAATGGGTTAAATCATTCGATCCGCCTCAAGAGAATCCGCCAACTCCAGAACTCCTGAATCCAACCAATCCTGTCCCTGCATTTGTAGCTGCTACCATTCCAGGTGCAACGAATGAAATCCCCTTTACTCAGAGGGTCCATTTAATGCAAGGCAGAGACATACAGATGTGGGACGGCAGGAAACTTGGTTTTTTTCTTATTCAGAATCCTGATGTTCCCGAGGCAGTGGACGGGACGTTTCCTGGGCCAACCATCCGGGTTCCGCGTGGGGTAATTTTCCACGGTCAAGTTAATGGACATGGTCAGCCAGCACATACTGTCCATTGGCATGGTATCGAGCCAACTGCCATGAATGATGGTGTTGGTCACACCTCCATGGAGTTAGGAAAGTATACCTACCAATGGCAGCCAAATCATATCGGAAGTTATTTTTACCATTGTCATCGAAGTACTATCCAACATTTTGAATATGGATTATATGGTTTTTTAATTATTGAACCACCCGATGCCTATGACCCGAGTGATGGAAAGAATGTTGGCGGGTATCCGCGCCGTACCGCTGCAAATCTAAGTAATTACCCAATCTTCCCAGGTTTTATAGGCGGTAATTTAGAGAGTGGGGACCCACATGCCATGACCATTCCTTATGATATAGAGGCACTATGGGTTATTGACGACATCGATTCTGTTTGGCGTGAACAAGCGGAACATGCCCATCAGACCTTTCCAAAGCATGGTAATAACCCTGGGGTGGATGACCGTTTCGATGAAAACGCAAGTGGCAGCTATGATTTCTTTGCCTTCCACGATTACAATCCTGATTACTTTGTAGTAACGGGTGTTGATTTCCCAGGACGCATTGGCAGTACCGTTTCCATCCGACCAGGTTTAACTGTTCCAGCAGCCTTAAATAGTGGTGTTGGTGGAATGCAAATTTCTATAAACGCAAGAAGAAATCAAACCATCCTAATCCGTCTATTATGTGCTGCTTATACAAAAATAAAGGTAACCTTCCCTGTGGATGTGGTCGTTATCGCAATTGACGGACGGTCTCTGGGTGTTCCTCCTTTTGGACGCTACAATCACCCCTATACAGTTCCTGCCGGGAAACCGATTGAAATGTCAACAGCTCAACGAATTGATGTGCTGATAAGATCAAACCGGCCTACTAGCTCTTTTGGTCAGATAGAATACCGCCATCATTTGAGCGATGCATTTTTATTAAATGGAAGAATTCCAATTGTAATTAAATAG
- a CDS encoding AAA domain-containing protein yields the protein MTKTVLNIKEWQQALQNEIIYLKKYGSNKYRVTSGRLLSNDGTFSYYFDTAFSLKIPIGASITLVWGGIKQGGRVLSSEGKGLIVQLEQSLGDLIPEAYIYHDPWELLEQLIERLDEINKSKQKRVRVNRLMNPSMPAKHPEEKIKSNVHELVLRSKYNPVTFVWGPPGTGKTYTLARVAANKYFQDKTVLILSHSNQAVDVLIREISGFIKKKGRFREGDVLRYGYNTGVAEDSKEALTTSQLLKKQEHSLVEDKDALVEERKNLKQDISRSFSKRDSNQLLELEKKLARVLEKIRQKEIEFVKDALVVGSTLAKAASDSAIYGREFDVVILDEASMAYVPQAAFAAALGKRVIICGDFKQLPPIASSRDSLVTKWLKEDVFHRAGVVEWVEAGKLHPHLFLLKEQRRMHPDISSFTNQYIYHSLVGDHESVHSSRDQIVEKCPFPGRASILLDTSYMGAFCLTEKSSNSRSNIWQALISFQLIHESYLGGARSIGYVTPYRAQANLMDLILQDLYQTEVLSADIVSATVHRFQGSERDVMIFDTVDSNPQERAGMLLTGIDSERLINVAITRTKGKFIHVGNIAFIRKHVYNRKTIRQLVEYQEKHRQSIRTKEIGTWIKNQLPTLQWIHALKLEKVLKDIQNARTSIIISLPVNIDLPEAWVNVLVKRHPSVTLTVISEKSWPELLPNSWQEEGYTFPFILMDQHVLWLGFPLGRGKGLQPPYIAARLNSEKICDYLIGQLVTIDV from the coding sequence ATGACGAAGACTGTTCTGAATATTAAAGAGTGGCAGCAGGCCTTACAAAATGAAATTATCTACTTAAAAAAGTATGGCAGTAACAAATATAGAGTTACGAGTGGCAGATTATTATCTAATGATGGTACGTTTAGTTATTATTTCGATACTGCTTTTTCATTAAAAATTCCAATAGGTGCTTCCATCACACTTGTATGGGGAGGAATAAAGCAAGGTGGACGAGTCCTATCATCCGAGGGGAAGGGACTAATTGTTCAATTAGAGCAATCGCTGGGTGATTTAATCCCGGAAGCGTATATCTATCATGATCCTTGGGAGCTGCTTGAACAGCTCATTGAACGGTTAGATGAAATAAACAAAAGCAAGCAAAAAAGAGTAAGAGTCAATCGATTAATGAACCCTTCGATGCCCGCAAAGCATCCCGAAGAAAAGATAAAAAGCAATGTTCATGAATTGGTCTTGCGTTCAAAGTACAACCCCGTTACTTTTGTATGGGGCCCCCCTGGGACTGGTAAAACGTATACATTAGCACGAGTTGCTGCTAATAAATATTTCCAAGATAAAACAGTCCTTATTCTTTCACACAGTAACCAAGCCGTTGACGTATTAATTAGAGAAATTTCAGGCTTTATAAAAAAGAAAGGCCGCTTTCGAGAAGGTGACGTGCTTCGTTACGGATATAATACGGGCGTTGCAGAGGACAGTAAAGAAGCACTTACGACTAGTCAGCTTCTTAAGAAGCAAGAACACAGTCTTGTTGAGGATAAAGATGCTTTAGTGGAAGAACGGAAAAATTTAAAACAAGATATATCACGGTCCTTTAGTAAACGAGACTCTAATCAGTTATTGGAGCTTGAGAAAAAGCTTGCAAGAGTGCTGGAAAAAATCCGCCAAAAAGAAATAGAGTTTGTTAAGGATGCATTAGTTGTGGGTTCGACGCTGGCCAAAGCTGCTAGTGATTCCGCTATTTATGGCAGGGAATTTGACGTTGTCATACTCGATGAAGCAAGTATGGCCTACGTACCACAGGCTGCTTTTGCTGCTGCACTAGGTAAAAGAGTAATCATTTGCGGTGATTTTAAACAATTACCACCCATTGCCTCCTCCAGGGACTCCCTTGTAACAAAATGGTTAAAAGAGGATGTTTTTCATCGAGCGGGTGTGGTGGAGTGGGTAGAGGCTGGAAAACTCCATCCACACTTATTTTTACTAAAAGAACAGCGGAGGATGCACCCAGATATCTCGTCTTTTACCAATCAATACATTTATCATTCCCTTGTTGGTGACCATGAAAGTGTTCATAGCAGTAGAGACCAGATAGTAGAAAAATGCCCTTTTCCAGGACGAGCATCAATCCTCTTAGATACAAGCTATATGGGTGCATTTTGTTTAACGGAAAAGAGCTCTAATTCTAGGTCAAATATCTGGCAGGCGCTGATTTCTTTTCAATTAATTCATGAGTCTTACCTAGGCGGCGCAAGGTCCATAGGATATGTAACGCCCTACAGAGCACAAGCGAATTTAATGGACCTGATACTACAGGATTTGTATCAGACAGAGGTGTTATCTGCAGATATTGTTTCTGCAACTGTTCACCGCTTTCAAGGCAGTGAGCGAGATGTTATGATTTTCGACACTGTCGATTCTAACCCACAAGAACGTGCGGGAATGCTTTTAACTGGAATAGACAGTGAACGCCTTATCAATGTAGCTATTACGAGAACAAAGGGAAAATTTATTCATGTTGGTAATATCGCATTTATCCGTAAGCATGTCTATAATAGGAAAACGATTAGACAACTTGTTGAATATCAAGAAAAACATCGACAAAGTATAAGGACAAAGGAAATTGGCACTTGGATAAAAAATCAGCTTCCTACATTACAGTGGATACATGCACTAAAACTAGAAAAGGTCCTCAAGGACATACAAAACGCCCGGACATCAATCATTATTTCCTTGCCAGTTAATATTGACTTACCTGAGGCATGGGTAAATGTTTTAGTTAAACGCCACCCGTCAGTAACGCTAACGGTTATTTCTGAAAAGTCCTGGCCAGAATTACTGCC